In Podospora pseudoanserina strain CBS 124.78 chromosome 5, whole genome shotgun sequence, a single window of DNA contains:
- a CDS encoding Type I Iterative PKS (SMCOG1022:Beta-ketoacyl synthase; COG:I; antiSMASH:Cluster_2; EggNog:ENOG503NWJ7) yields the protein MDNSQQEPIAIIGAACRLAGEVSSLGTLWDMISNRKTGHGKIPAERWNADVWHHPDPDRKGGIAVKHGYFLKQDVAHFDAPFFSTTAKEAAAMDPMKRLLLEVSYESIENAGIPVENLMNSRTGCYVGCMTNDYEMLSLHDIHDIGHNAASATSEAMTANRVSWFFGLKGPSLTLDTACSSSLYALHLACQSLRTKETDSALVSGVNLLLVPNTMHQLSAMHMLSPEGISHTFDDRANGYGRGEGIGSLIVKRLSDAIRDGDTIRAVIRGTGANADGKTPSITQPSSVAQADLIRDTYAAAGLPLTDTQYFECHGTGTPVGDPIELEALATTFGVARNEAGLGPLYIGSIKPSVGHTEGCSGLAGVFKAIACLENGMLVPTYGVETINPKLKLKEWNLALPQERAKWPTPGQRRISVNSFGFGGANAHAILDDAHHYLAERGLAGNHNTIVWERDGAYVNGHHPVADTPRLFLFSSKDQAGIPRLADVYAKALGAAHSAKKDSHYLSNLSYTLASRRSHLDFRSFAVASTLSELTEKLSKGLPKIKRSARQDNNLVWVFTGQGAQWSAMGRELLGNPVFDKSVQTSQVYLANLGCAWDAVEELTKTAGSKMQLSEYSQTLCTVLQVALVDLLRSWGIKPRATVGHSSGEIGAAYAAGYINHADAVKIAYVRGLSSATVTRQGAMLAAGLSREEANEYLKKVPAQSAVIACINSPSSVTLSGDLNAIHTLEKLISADGKFARTLKVKTAYHSPHMRAVAQGYLERIGHIDTTAEGADANKTVMYSSLTGKIVSPKELSAQYWVANLTSPVEFSAALSALLAHTVASTTGRGRPVPVRWGGILEIGPHSALQGPVGQIMAASNSEAIKETPYMSLLLRGKDARETSLSAAAQLWALGHTVELSAMVDSFDLPDTKLQHKALTDLPAYPWNHSRRFWHEAYITKSNRSPRFPRTDFLGVPVDMQNSMEPKWRNHLRITENPWIEDHKITGTVLYPGAGMLVMALEGALQVSDPTKNVHGFRYSNIRFERGLVVTAADEPAVETSLSLHPDPNIPGKFGFTIYSTTGDSWTCHCHGTIFLEYDASGSSEVEDAGTAVDPWTLHTARYKQLFSDSGAEEIDVDEFYDQLETIGMEYGPLFRNVTSLFAVPAQHAAHGEVIIPDTASVMPMSFEYPHIMHPATMDAIFHLLLAGFNDGRPIDEAAVPYSIDDMFVASEQPHGAGSKFLGYGQLTRKSGGGRELVGDLVISDERWSGPKMVINGFALRQVTSADDAGISGSQEDTLKKKCARVTWSQDTDFIKTSEQLVGVSTDASLPAQLSAWFDLLQRKKTIGEVLVVARGQCPDTSEIVGDVWRRVRSREGFQSVKAVSTSASGVEQLRALVPNAEPVDLWDISGDAEPPASSKGYDLVLVIGTDSYPDFSTELQKLALLPQSHIVLIGEKNVEAFSSEGHQSSLHLQGNGDAAVVFAFAAEEATVPLEVCLLLPSPTSKQTSALASNLTTVLSASGINNINTITLSDLSTLDLTSKHVISLLESDKPFIYSWNENEFTSFKSLISSVDHLFWLTHGGVLQSWAGGVEFAAAQGLLRVLRNEYTLASLPHLDLSTGFDSTTLSSAELIAFVWRASLLEGAEMEYAEFEGKVHIPRAVADIGFDGDLQLADGTKQPVLGPLKGGKPLKPIVVGAEKKIVWVEDEEASLPLGMTEVEVHVEFVGLSSGNTFSLTGTVDDDSITVLDRCVDAVGVVSRLGGGVNSLVVGQRVAVLKGHGCRTHIRQDVSLVAPVPDSIPSEKTAALPSAFITALYALSHVARLDKGQTVLIHSAASAPGQAAIQIAQHLGAVVFALVSSKGEKAILVEQHGLPVTHIFDAGLLNFIPAIGNETGGRGVDVVLAHEADAAVSASLATLGDFGVFIDLRSSESTGSISSPFGKKNVSIVRVIMDSVAQAKPHIVKSLFQQTFDILSTNTIRPITPTTVFSASDASQALQTATTQAHGKVVLSLQGSPSVLIPPAPAPELQLDPSATYIIAGGLGALGLNIADMMIAQGAKHLIFLSRSGGTKNQSDLARLRSHGITAEAFPCDVTNSTSVSKVFSHLRSAKHKIAGVIQCAMVLEDGIFDNMTHTKWSRAFAPKSAGSRNLLAQLWPDEQPFFILLSSITGVIGNTAQANYASGNTFEDALALWARTHLRIAATSVDVGLVADSSHFTEAGEFGDLEGYLHRYQHGWNGLQTTLDELRVVLKSIMRGSTADGGNIPAQLVLGLGDSLIRDENGTGFAKDKKFELRVVKSDKSGGQAGGKTEKIGEVLSRASSVGEAAAAVEEYIKLQIAVAIGVEVGEVDAQKPLPEFGVDSLKAVEIRNLCLREMQSDISVFELLSSTPVAELAVKIVTKSGLVKLDAEAV from the exons ATGGATAACAGTCAGCAAGagcccatcgccatcattgGCGCTGCATGCCGTCTCGCTGGAGAGGTCTCGTCCTTGGGGACCCTGTGGGACATGATCAGCAACCGCAAGACTGGTCATGGCAAGATACCTGCTGAGAGGTGGAATGCTGATGTCTGGCACCATCCTGACCCAGACAGGAAAGGAGGT ATTGCCGTCAAACATGGGTACTTTCTCAAGCAAGACGTAGCCCACTTTGATGCGCCCTTCTTTTCTACCACTGCCAAAGAAGCGGCAGCAATGGACCCCATGAAGAGACTGCTTCTTGAAGTCAGCTATGAGAGCATCGAGAATG CTGGAATACCAGTGGAGAACCTCATGAACTCACGGACAGGCTGTTATGTGGGTTGCATGACAAACGATTACGAGATGCTCTCACTCCACGACATACATGACATTGGTCATAATGCTGCGTCAGCAACGAGTGAGGCTATGACAGCCAATCGTGTATCGTGGTTCTTTGGGCTCAAAGGGCCTAGCCTTACTCTGGACACCGCTTGCTCGTCCAGTCTGTATGCGCTGCACCTCGCATGCCAGTCGCTGAGGACGAAGGAGACAGATTCG GCACTTGTTTCTGGGGTAaaccttctccttgtccccaacaccatgcATCAGCTCTCAGCGATGCACATGCTCAGCCCTGAAGGGATATCACACACCTTCGATGACCGAGCGAACGGTTATGGTCGTGGCGAGGGTATTGGCTCCCTCATCGTCAAGCGCCTCTCTGACGCTATTCGAGACGGTGACACCATCCGGGCTGTCATCCGCGGTACTGGTGCGAACGCCGACGGCAAGACACCAAGTATCACACAACCGAGCTCGGTCGCTCAAGCTGACTTGATCAGAGACACTTACGCTGCGGCCGGTCTCCCTCTCACAGACACCCAGTACTTTGAGTGCCACGGCACAGGCACACCGGTTGGCGACCCGATAGAGCTTGAAGCCTTAGCCACAACATTCGGCGTAGCTCGGAATGAGGCTGGCCTTGGCCCTCTCTACATTGGTAGCATCAAGCCCAGCGTGGGCCACACCGAAGGTTGCTCTGGTCTGGCAGGCGTCTTCAAGGCTATTGCTTGCCTGGAAAATGGCATGCTCGTTCCGACATATGGCGTTGagaccatcaaccccaagtTGAAACTCAAAGAGTGGAATTTGGCGTTGCCACAGGAGAGAGCAAAGTGGCCTACCCCTGGGCAACGCCGGATCAGCGTGAATTCGTTCGGATTTGGCGGCGCCAACGCCCACGCAATTCTTGATGACGCTCACCACTATCTTGCCGAGCGTGGGTTGGCAGGaaaccacaacaccatcgtCTGGGAACGTGATGGTGCTTATGTTAATGGACATCACCCAGTAGCCGACACGCCGCGGCTATTCCTGTTTAGCTCCAAGGACCAGGCTGGCATCCCTCGCCTGGCTGATGTTTACGCAAAGGCACTTGGTGCCGCTCATTCTGCCAAAAAGGATTCCCACTATCTCAGCAACCTGTCGTACACTTTGGCTTCCCGAAGATCTCACCTCGACTTCAGGAGCTTTGCCGTTGCTTCAACTTTATCGGAGCTGACAGAGAAGCTTTCTAAAGGGCTTCCAAAAATTAAGCGCTCAGCCCGACAGGACAACAACCTGGTCTGGGTGTTCACAGGACAAGGAGCCCAATGGTCAGCCATGGGACGGGAACTCCTCGGCAACCCAGTCTTTGACAAGAGTGTCCAAACCTCACAAGTCTATCTGGCCAATCTCGGCTGCGCCTGGGATGCGGTCGAGGAGCTCACCAAGACCGCTGGTTCCAAGATGCAGTTATCTGAGTACAGCCAGACGCTCTGCACTGTCCTCCAGGTCGCCCTCGTCGATTTGCTTCGGTCTTGGGGGATCAAGCCTCGGGCCACAGTTGGACATTCGAGTGGTGAAATCGGCGCTGCCTACGCCGCGGGTTACATCAACCACGCTGATGCCGTCAAAATTGCCTACGTCAGGGGTCTCAGCTCTGCAACGGTTACCAGACAAGGAGCAATGTTGGCCGCTGGCCTTTCCCGTGAAGAAGCTAACGAATATTTGAAAAAGGTCCCAGCACAGTCTGCGGTCATTGCTTGCATCAACAGTCCGTCCAGTGTTACTCTGTCGGGTGATCTTAATGCCATCCATACCCTTGAGAAGCTGATTTCGGCTGATGGCAAATTTGCGCGGACACTGAAAGTGAAGACAGCATACCATTCTCCTCACATGCGCGCCGTTGCTCAAGGCTATCTCGAGCGTATTGGCCACATTGATACCACTGCCGAAGGGGCTGACGCCAACAAGACAGTCATGTACTCCTCGCTGACTGGAAAGATCGTTTCACCAAAAGAGCTCAGTGCTCAATACTGGGTTGCCAACTTGACTTCCCCTGTCGAGTTCTCGGCAGCGTTATCAGCCCTTCTCGCCCACACTGTGGCATCCACCACTGGCCGTGGAAGACCAGTCCCCGTTCGCTGGGGCGGCATCCTCGAGATCGGCCCTCACTCCGCACTGCAGGGGCCTGTCGGCCAGATCATGGCAGCGAGCAACTCGGAAGCCATCAAAGAGACACCCTACATGTCACTGCTCCTCCGTGGCAAAGACGCAAGAGAAACATCactctctgctgctgctcagctCTGGGCTCTCGGCCACACGGTTGAGCTCTCTGCAATGGTCGACTCCTTCGACCTTCCCGACACAAAACTCCAGCACAAAGCCTTGACTGACCTGCCCGCCTACCCTTGGAACCACTCCCGCCGCTTCTGGCACGAGGCCTACATCACGAAGTCCAACCGCTCCCCCAGATTCCCCAGAACTGACTTTCTGGGCGTCCCGGTTGACATGCAAAACAGCATGGAGCCCAAATGGCGCAATCACCTCCGTATCACGGAGAACCCCTGGATAGAAGACCACAAGATCACCGGAACAGTCCTCTACCCCGGCGCAGGGATGCTTGTCATGGCGTTGGAAGGTGCCCTCCAAGTCTCCGACCCAACAAAAAATGTCCACGGCTTCCGCTACAGCAACATCCGCTTTGAGCGCGGCCTCGTCGTCACAGCAGCAGATGAACCCGCAGTCGAAACATCTCTCAGCCTTCATCCTGACCCTAACATCCCCGGCAAGTTCGGCTTCACAATCTACTCCACCACCGGGGACTCTTGGACTTGTCACTGCCATGGTACAATCTTCCTCGAGTACGACGCCAGCGGCTCAAGCGAGGTAGAAGACGCAGGTACAGCTGTTGACCCCTGGACCCTGCACACGGCCAGATACAAGCAGCTCTTCTCCGACTCTGGCGCCGAAGAAATCGACGTTGACGAGTTCTACGACCAGCTCGAGACAATCGGCATGGAATACGGGCCCCTATTCCGCAACGTCACTTCGCTGTTTGCAGTCCCAGCCCAACACGCCGCCCACGGCGAGGTCATCATCCCAGACACTGCCTCCGTCATGCCCATGAGCTTTGAGTACCCCCACATCATGCACCCCGCGACAATGGACGCAATCTTCCATTTGTTGCTGGCAGGCTTCAACGACGGCCGTCCCATCGACGAGGCTGCAGTGCCGTACAGCATAGACGACATGTTCGTTGCCAGCGAGCAACCCCACGGCGCCGGGTCAAAGTTCCTAGGGTACGGCCAGCTGACAAGAAAGAGCGGAGGTGGCCGCGAACTGGTGGGGGATCTGGTGATTTCGGACGAGAGGTGGTCTGGGCCAAAGATGGTCATCAACGGATTTGCTCTTCGCCAGGTCACATctgctgatgatgctggaATTTCCGGCTCCCAGGAGGACACCTTGAAGAAAAAGTGCGCTCGTGTCACTTGGAGTCAGGATACCGACTTCATCAAGACAAGCGAACAGCTTGTGGGTGTGTCGACTGATGCGTCATTACCAGCTCAGCTGTCCGCTTGGTTTGATCTCTTGCAGCGCAAGAAGACTATTGGGGAGGTCTTGGTTGTCGCGAGGGGACAGTGTCCCGACACCTCGGAGATTGTGGGCGATGTGTGGCGTCGTGTCCGCAGCCGTGAGGGCTTCCAGAGTGTCAAAGCTGTGTCAACCTCTGCCTCTGGTGTGGAACAACTCCGTGCATTAGTTCCGAATGCTGAGCCTGTCGATCTGTGGGACATCTCTGGCGACGCCGAACCGCCCGCGTCAAGCAAGGGTTACgacttggtcttggtgattGGAACCGACAGCTACCCCGACTTCTCCACGGAGCTGCAGAAGCTGGCTCTCCTTCCGCAATCTCATATCGTTCTCATTGGCGAGAAAAATGTTGAGGCCTTTAGCTCAGAGGGGCACCAGTCgtctctccacctccaaggGAATGGCGATGCAGCGGTGGTGTTTGCATTTGCTGCTGAAGAAGCCACAGTTCCGCTGGAAGtctgtcttcttcttccatctccCACTTCCAAGCAAACTTCAGCGTTGGCCTCCAATCTCACAACAGTGCTCTCTGCTAgtggcatcaacaacatcaacaccatcaccttgTCTGACCTCAGCACCCTCGACCTCACCAGCAAACACGTTATCTCCCTACTCGAGTCCGATAAACCCTTCATCTACTCATGGAACGAAAACGAGTTCACAAGCTTCAAGTCACTCATCTCCTCCGTGGACCATCTCTTCTGGCTGACGCATGGCGGTGTCCTACAATCATGGGCAGGAGGCGTAGAGTTCGCCGCAGCTCAAGGCTTGCTTCGTGTCTTGCGCAATGAGTATACCCTCGCATCCTTGCCCCATCTCGATCTCTCCACTGGCTTCGACAGCACGACGCTCTCAAGTGCCGAGCTTATCGCCTTCGTGTGGCGGGCTTCTCTTTTGGAGGGGGCCGAGATGGAATATGCCGAGTTCGAAGGCAAAGTTCACATCCCTCGTGCTGTGGCCGATATCGGATTTGACGGGGATTTGCAGCTTGCTGATGGGACAAAGCAGCCTGTCCTTGGACCTCTCAAGGGCGGTAAGCCGCTGAAGCCGATTGTCGTAGgggctgagaagaagattgtctgggttgaggacgaggaggcaTCACTACCGCTTGGTATGACTGAGGTGGAGGTTCACGTCGAGTTCGTTGGGCTGAGCAGTGGCAACACCTTCTCGCTGACTGGCACTGTTGACGATGACTCCATTACTGTACTCGATAGGTGCGTGGATGCAGTTGGTGTGGTATCTCGTCTCGGAGGCGGAGTAAACTCGCTCGTTGTTGGCCAGCGTGTTGCTGTCTTGAAGGGACATGGGTGCAGAACTCACATTCGTCAGGATGTCAGTTTGGTGGCCCCCGTTCCGGATAGCATTCCTTCAGAGAAGACCGCGGCATTGCCAAGCGCATTCATTACTGCTTTGTATGCCTTGTCTCATGTCGCAAGATTGGACAAAGGTCAGACGGTGCTCATCCACTCTGCTGCCAGCGCTCCAGGACAAGCAGCCATTCAGATTGCTCAACACCTTGGAGCTGTCGTCTTTGCTTTGGTCAGCTCCAAGGGGGAGAAAGCCATCCTTGTGGAACAGCACGGCTTACCTGTGACGCACATATTTGATGCTGGGTTGCTGAACTTTATTCCCGCTATTGGCAACGAGACAGGGGGTCGTGGTGTCGATGTTGTGCTCGCGCACGAGGCAGATGCTGCTGTTTCGGCATCCCTGGCCACGCTTGGTGATTTTGGGGTCTTCATCGATCTCAGAAGCAGCGAGTCTACCGGCAGCATCAGCTCTCCATTCGGCAAGAAGAATGTATCCATCGTTCGTGTCATCATGGACAGCGTGGCTCAGGCAAAGCCTCACATCGTCAAGAGCCTGTTCCAACAAACCTTTGACATCCTctcaaccaacaccatcagGCCCATCACACCTACCACCGTCTTTTCCGCCAGCGATGCTTCTCAAGCACTGCAAACCGCCACAACACAAGCTCACGGGAAAGTTGTACTGTCCCTCCAAGGGAGCCCCTCAGTCCTCATCCCTCCCGCCCCAGCCCCTGAACTCCAACTCGACCCCTCCGCAACCTACATCATCGCCGGCGGTCTCGGAGCTTTAGGTCTCAACATCGCCGACATGATGATCGCGCAAGGAGCCAAGcacctcatcttcctctcccgctcGGGCGGTACGAAGAACCAATCCGACCTTGCCCGCCTCCGTTCCCACGGCATCACAGCCGAGGCCTTCCCTTGCGACGTCACCAACTCCACCTCTGTCTCCAAGgtcttctcccacctccgAAGCGCCAAGCACAAAATTGCTGGTGTGATCCAGTGCGCCATGGTTCTGGAAGATGGCATCTTCGATAACATGACCCATACCAAGTGGTCCCGCGCATTTGCTCCCAAGTCGGCCGGCTCCCGGAACCTCCTTGCTCAACTCTGGCCAGATGAGCAGCCGTTCTTTATCTTGCTGTCGTCAATTACCGGTGTGATAGGCAACACCGCCCAAGCAAACTACGCCTCAGGCAACACGTTCGAGGATGCCCTAGCCCTCTGGGCTCGAACCCACCTTCGGATTGCCGCGACAAGTGTTGACGTCGGGTTGGTAGCTGACTCCTCTCACTTCACCGAGGCAGGTGAATTCGGTGATTTGGAAGGCTACCTCCACCGCTACCAACACGGCTGGAACGGACTCCAGACCACACTCGACGAACTCCGCGTCGTGCTCAAGTCCATCATGAGAGGGAGCACCGCCGACGGTGGCAACATCCCTGCACAGCTCGTCCTCGGACTAGGTGACTCCCTCATCCGGGATGAGAACGGTACTGGCTTcgcaaaagacaagaagTTTGAGCTGCGGGTCGTGAAGTCGGACAAGAGCGGGGGTCAAGCAGGGGGGAAGACGGAGAAGAtcggggaggtgttgagtcGAGCGTCGAGTGTCGGTgaggcggctgctgcggtggaggagtaCATCAAACTGCAGATTGCTGTTGCGattggggttgaggtgggcgaggttgatgcGCAGAAGCCCTTGCCGGAATTTGGAG TGGACTCGCTCAAAGCGGTTGAGATCAGGAACTTGTGTTTGAGGGAGATGCAGAGTGATATTTCTGTGTTTGAGTTGTTGAGTTCGACGCCCGTGGCCGAGCTTGCAGTCAAGATTGTGACGAAGAGTGGGCTGGTCAAGTTGGATGCTGAGGCTGTCTGA